One region of Rhizoctonia solani chromosome 9, complete sequence genomic DNA includes:
- a CDS encoding GDP-fucose transporter 1, with translation MPADIPNEKPVSRIKVAATVVFYLVAAIAMVVANKWVLNETKTPLFFLLAQLVIACVLFLICHVCGLLKLPRNLDMHVVKGLAPLIACNVLGLSFNNYCLKYVDASFYQVARGLVLPITVATSAVLIHSRPSLKVLGACALVTAGFFVGVLLDQSATPAGATSTSPSVIGIFFGVLSSFTTALLAVVIKSCLPVVGNSALDLAWYNNLLSAVVLAPLIVVVGEGPDVMDLLFGAASVTKTSTGMTAFDTFLYGSAITGLFGFLINIAGFMSIKVTSPITHMVSSAVKGVLQSILGVWFFHDVISGGRGTSISLILLGSIYYTWVKNQEVVERERKENSLPMTNTSKGAYEPVPTKERE, from the exons ATGCCTGCAGATATCCCTAATGAAAAGCCTGTATCGCGCATTAAAGTG GCTGCGACCGTGGTGTTTTACCTCGTCGCTGCGATTGCG ATGGTAGTCGC GAACAAATGGGTGCTGAATGAAACCAAAACGCCTCTATTTTTCCTACTCGCTCAACTCGTAATTGCATGCGTGCTCTTCCTTATCTGCCATGTATGTGGGCTCCTCAAGCTCCCACGCAATCTCGACATGCACGTCGTTAAAGGACTCGCCCCGCTTATCGCGTGCAACGTTCTGGGCCTCAG TTTTAATAACTACTGTCTCAAATACGTCGATGCTTCCTTCTACCAAGTCGCCCGTGGTCTTGTATTGCCCATCACCGTCGCTACTTCGGCCGTTCTCATCCACTCCAGGCCGAGCCTCAAGGTCTTGGGTGCATGCGCCCTTGTTACCGCCGGATTCTTCGTTGGTGTTTTACTAGACCAAAGCGCAACCCCTGCCGGTGCCACTTCTACTTCTCCTTCAGTTATCGGTATCTTCTTTGGTGTCCTCTCGAGCTTCACTACTGCCTTGCTCGCGGTCGTCATCAAGTCATGTCTCCCTGTCGTTGGCAACTCGGCCCTCGACCTCGCATGGTACAACAACCTGCTTTCGGCAGTCGTCCTTGCTCCTCTCATCGTTGTCGTCGGTGAAGGTCCTGACGTTATGGACCTCCTTTTCGGTGCCGCCAGCGTTACCAAGACATCCACTGGAATGACCGCCTTTGATACCTTCCTCTACGGCTCGGCCATCACCGGCCTTTTCGGCTTCCTTATCAACATTGCAGGGTTCATGAGCATTAAAGTT ACGTCTCCGATTACGCACATGGTTTCGAGTGCCGTCAAGGGTGTCCTCCAGTCGATTTTGGGTGTTTGGTTCTTCCACGACGTGATCTCTGG CGGCCGTGGTACTTCCATTTCTCTTATCCTCCTTGGCTCGATCTACTACACCTGGGTCAAGAACCAGGAAGTCGTCGAGCGCGAACGCAAGGAGAACAGTCTGCCGATGACCAACACCTCCAAGGGTGCTTACGAGCCTGTGCCCACCAAGGAGCGCGAGTAG